CATTCGGTAAACTCAGCAGGGTGACCTTGGAGAAAGTAGCCGAAAGCTCCTCCGAGTTTTTTCCTCCATCTCCCAAAACCCCGGCCCGCTTTACAACTCCCGTCCCCTGGCATAGGCAAACCCGGATTCCCGCACTGCGGGAAAAACGCCGCATCCGCCGGAAAAGCCAGGAAGATCCATGCGCAGAGACATCGAACATGTGGGCTGGGGCAAACTGAGCTACGAGATCAGGGCCATCGTGGCCGTGGCTCAGGACTTACGCAATCTGGGCCTGGAGATTATCTGGGAGAACATCGGCGACCCCATCGAAAAAGGCGAGCAGGTTCCCGGCTGGATCAAGGACATCATCGCCGGGCTGGCCCAGAACGACAAAAGCTACGGCTACTGCGCCACCCAGGGCGTTCTGGAATCCCGGGAATTCGTGGCCCGGATGGTCAACCAGCGCGGCAGCTACCAGGTCACCTCCGACGACATCATCTTTTTCAACGGCCTGGGCGACGCCGTGGCCAAGATTTTCGGCTTCCTCAAGCGCGAGGCGCGGGTCATCGGCCCGTCTCCGGCGTACTCCACCCATTCCTCGGCCGAGGCCGCCCATTCCGGCTACGAGCACCTGACCTACGAACTGGACCCGGCCAACGGCTGGATGCCCGATCTGACCGATCTGGAAAACAAGGTCCATTACAACGACTCCATCGCGGGCATTCTGTTCATCAATCCGGACAACCCCACCGGCGCGGTCTATCCGTGCGAGCTGATCGAAAAAATCGTGGACATCGCCCGCCGCTACAACGTGTTCGTGCTGGCCGACGAGATCTACGCCAACATCGTTTACAGCGGGCACCCCACATGCAGCCTGTCCGAGGTCATCGGCGAGGTGCCGGGCATGGCCCTGCGCGGCATTTCCAAGGAATATCCCTGGCCAGGCGGCCGCTGCGGCTGGATCGAGGTGTACAACAAGGACAAGAATCCCGACTTCCGGGCCTATATCAGAAGCCTGCTCAACGCCAAGATGCTCGAAGTCTGTTCCACCAGCCTGCCCCAGCTTTCCATCCCGCTGGTCATGGGTGATCCCCGCTACCAGGGCCATCTGGAAGAGCGGCGGCGCATGTTCGAACATCGCGCCCAGGAAGCCTGGGCCGCGTTTCAGGGCATCCCCGGCGTGCAGGTCCTGAAGCCTCAGGGCGCGTTTTACATGTCCGTCATGTTCGAGGATGGAGCCCTGAACAGCCGCCAGACCCTGGACATTGAAAATCCCACCATCCGCGCCTACGTGGAGGACATGGTCCGGGGCGTGCAGGTGGACAAGCGTTTCGTCTATTATCTGCTGGGCGCGACCGGCGTCTGTGTGGTGCCCCTGACGGGCTTCTGCTGTAATCGCAAAGGCTTCCGGGTCACTCTTCTGGAAATGAACGACGCCAAACGGCAACGCACCTGGAAAACCATTGCCGACGCCATAACCCGCTACCTCGCTTCGGCCTGAGCGCATGAACGACGCATCCCTCCCCCGCTGGCTTGAATGGGCGCGGGAAATCCAGGCCCTGTCCCAGACCGGTCTGGCCTACGCCAAAAGCCACTACGACCGGGACATATTCGCCCGGCTGTCCGGTATCGCGGCCGAAATCACGGCCGAACACACGAACCTGCCGCTGACCGACATCCGCCGGACCTTTTCTCTGGAGCCCGGATACGCCACGCCCAAAGTGGACGTGCGCGCCGCCGTGATCCGAAACGGCCGCATCCTGCTGGTCCGGGAAAATTCCGACGGGAAATGGGCCATGCCCGGCGGCTGGGCCGATGTGGGCGATTTTCCCGCCGCAGCGGCCGAAAGGGAAACCCTGGAGGAAAGCGGTTTCGTGGTCCGGGCCGTCAAACTTCTGGGAGTGTTTGACGCCAATCGGGGGACAAAGGCCAACGCCTTTTATCACGCGGTGAAACTGGTTTTCCTGTGTGATCTGGTTTCCGGCGAAGCCGCGCCCAGCCAGGAGACCCTGGCCGTGGATTTTTTCGATTTCGAAAGCCTGCCCGACCTGTCCATGCAGCGCACCAACCCCCGCCATCTGAAGGAAGTGCGGGCCCATCTGAACGATCCGCTGCGGCCGGCGGCCTTTGACTGACATGTCCATTCACAATCTGCCCATCGGCGTCTTCGATTCCGGCATCGGCGGCCTGACCGTCCTGAAGGCCCTGGCCGAAACCCTGCCCCGCGAAAGTTTTCTCTATCTGGGCGACACGGCCCGCCTGCCCTACGGCACCAAGAGCGCCAAGTCCGTCACCCGCTACGCCCTGCAAACCACGGCCCTGCTGCACAGGCGCGGAGTGAAGATGCTGGTCATCGCCTGCAACACGGCCACGGCCGTTTCCCTGGCGGCCTTGCGGGAAGCCTATCCCGGCCTGCCCGTTGTCGGCGTCATCCGGCCCGGAGCCGAGGCCGCCTGCCGGGCCAGCCGCAATGGCCGCATCGGCGTCATCGGCACGGAGAGCACTGTCA
Above is a window of Desulfomicrobium orale DSM 12838 DNA encoding:
- a CDS encoding pyridoxal phosphate-dependent aminotransferase translates to MRRDIEHVGWGKLSYEIRAIVAVAQDLRNLGLEIIWENIGDPIEKGEQVPGWIKDIIAGLAQNDKSYGYCATQGVLESREFVARMVNQRGSYQVTSDDIIFFNGLGDAVAKIFGFLKREARVIGPSPAYSTHSSAEAAHSGYEHLTYELDPANGWMPDLTDLENKVHYNDSIAGILFINPDNPTGAVYPCELIEKIVDIARRYNVFVLADEIYANIVYSGHPTCSLSEVIGEVPGMALRGISKEYPWPGGRCGWIEVYNKDKNPDFRAYIRSLLNAKMLEVCSTSLPQLSIPLVMGDPRYQGHLEERRRMFEHRAQEAWAAFQGIPGVQVLKPQGAFYMSVMFEDGALNSRQTLDIENPTIRAYVEDMVRGVQVDKRFVYYLLGATGVCVVPLTGFCCNRKGFRVTLLEMNDAKRQRTWKTIADAITRYLASA
- a CDS encoding NUDIX hydrolase, coding for MNDASLPRWLEWAREIQALSQTGLAYAKSHYDRDIFARLSGIAAEITAEHTNLPLTDIRRTFSLEPGYATPKVDVRAAVIRNGRILLVRENSDGKWAMPGGWADVGDFPAAAAERETLEESGFVVRAVKLLGVFDANRGTKANAFYHAVKLVFLCDLVSGEAAPSQETLAVDFFDFESLPDLSMQRTNPRHLKEVRAHLNDPLRPAAFD